A region of Leptolyngbyaceae cyanobacterium DNA encodes the following proteins:
- a CDS encoding KGG domain-containing protein — protein MAEKSKRGFASMDKEKQREIASKGGQAAHQKGTAHEFTPEEAREAGRKGGQTVSQDREHMAEIGREGGKQSHKNRSKKETEEE, from the coding sequence ATGGCCGAAAAAAGCAAGAGAGGATTTGCTTCTATGGACAAGGAGAAGCAAAGAGAAATCGCTAGCAAGGGCGGACAAGCAGCACATCAAAAGGGAACCGCTCACGAGTTTACCCCTGAAGAAGCTAGAGAAGCAGGTCGCAAGGGTGGTCAAACGGTCAGTCAGGATAGAGAACACATGGCTGAAATTGGCCGTGAGGGTGGCAAACAAAGCCACAAGAATAGGTCTAAAAAGGAAACCGAGGAAGAATAA